From one Thermococcus sp. LS1 genomic stretch:
- a CDS encoding biotin/lipoyl-containing protein translates to TGQGLLILEAMKMENEIPAPKDGVVKKILIKEGQTVDTGQPLIELQ, encoded by the coding sequence AAACCGGCCAAGGACTACTCATCCTCGAGGCAATGAAAATGGAAAACGAAATCCCAGCACCAAAAGACGGAGTAGTAAAGAAAATCCTCATCAAAGAAGGCCAAACCGTCGACACCGGACAACCACTAATCG